The DNA segment TGCAAGTGGATACATTTGATTATTACCATCTTTGCCAACTGCAACGTACAGTACTCCGTCATATTTAACTTTTAAGCGTGTTCCATCTACACATATAACAGGGCGAATATGTGCTAGAAAACCATGTGCTAGAAAACCCCAGATTGAAGCACCAATAGCCATGAAGAAGAATTTAAAATGATCTTCATCATCAGTTTCAATATGTGTCACCGTACCTGGATTAACAAACTTCAATGTCTCACAATAGTCAGGTAACAACATATATGATTCTTCAGGTGAACCACTAGCATTATCTACAGCCCATcatcttgctctccaagcttgcatataGGATAGGTTGATTGAAAAATCTTTTTCAATCTTCCAAATAATGTGACTTGGACGGTACACTCGATTTTCCATATCTAACTTATCTCTAAGTATGATACATGTGACTCGTTTCACTGTTTGCCTATGATGCGGCAATAATTGTCCACCCCTATCGCAAGTGTGACTGTCCATACTGTCAATTCTTTGTAGCATGAACATATCCGAACCTAGTATGACTCCACATCTAGCCCGCCACTTGCATGTGTCAAAATGTTTGCATCGAACCTCAAACAATGACTTGTTTGATCTGTGCGCCTTCCATTCGAACATATTATCAATTGCATATCTCCCAAGTGCATCTTGCAGTTCTCGTTTGCTTTTGAAAATATCGTGCGCCTTCAAACCACCCTCCCCTGAAGATCTTGTAATATTCATCAGAATAGTCGGTTCCTCTGGTACCTGTGGAACATACTGAAATGGATCCGTTATACTTCTCCTTCTGGCTTCCTCATCAATCTCATTCAAACTTGGTTGAACATTATCAATCGATGGGTCTAAAACGGATTTACCGCAATCACGATCATCTTATAAATGATCGTCATTATCATATCCATGATCATCATTATCATATCCATGATCATTACCATCATTATCATAACCATGATCATTATTATCATAGTCATGATCATCCCCATTCCCTACATTCTCATACCCAAACATTTGATCCTCAATAATATCGTCTAGCCCAAGAGGAGATTGGGTATATGGATTCATGACATGTTTTTCAAGAGGCCCACGAGTCTCAAGTTCTATGTTGGGAACACAAGAACTTAATCTGGATGGTTTACTTGGCCCAACATGCTCCTTGTTGCGCGGTTGCGGTACTTCCGCAAGACTTGTTCGATGTACTTCTGCAACACTTGTTCACCGTACTTCCGCAACACTTGTTCGCAGTGTCATAGATATAATGGCATCACATCGGGTTTATTCCATCGACAAAACTCTACGAATCGAGCAATATCATTGTCCTCCACTATGGCTACTAATCTTccaaaaagtttatttggaTCGTATGTTGTGTGCATTGCCATATGTATGTCATGTGAGGTTGCATCAACGTTCAATGAAGCAtaaattctctctcttaaagTTTGATAATCAGTTAGCGTTGAAAAATGGAGCACCTTCGATTGACCACCAACGTATATCATTATGTCCATAGGCTcctcttttttccattctccatccCAAGAAAGCATACACAAACAAGTATTCGGGGTGGACTTATTTCTGCGTTTTCATAAACaatgaattaattatatattatttgtaactTAAAGAAAGCTATCGAAACATATCAATGGATATAGACATTTGGAAGTATAACTtcggtcgatatatgtcgatattgtATTTGATATTGACAAATATCGACTAATATCGACATTGAAGACTATATCCTCGATCGATACATGTCGATATTGTACTCGAAATCGACaaatatcgacatatatcgacatTGAAGACTATAACCtcggtcgatatatgtcgatatcaAATACAATATTGACATATAACTtcggtcgatatatgtcgatatcaaatgcaatatcgacatatatcgaccaaTGTCGCTACGATGCAATCTTGTCATATCTGTCGATATTGATCAGAAATCGACAGATATCGACAGAAGAGCAAGAGACGTTTTTAAGTGCAGTTATTTAATGATCACTTTGAATAGAAGTTCAACAGTCTTTTTCGAATATCAATCTATCATTAAAGCTGAGTGTTGGctgttgagattccccatgaacaTTTTGGTGTTTTCTCCtataaatatatgatttttCTGTTCATAATTCTTCATTCTAGTAACTTTTATTTTACCCTCTAGAGTTTAAGATGGAGAGAGGATCATCTTCTGCATCTCAAGCGCCACCTTCTTCACCACCTCCACCACATGTTGATCTTCCTGAGTTTGAAAAACTCATTTCTGAATTCCATGGTTTTTTCCGTGATGGTGACACGGAAGAAATCATTAGATTCATGAGAGACATGGCAAAAACCATGTATTTTGTCTGTGAATGAAAAGAGAAGACTGAAGAAAGAGGTGAAGGATCTCAAAAGGTAGTTGGAGAAAGCCAAAAAGGACTTTGCTGATGCACTTTTAAGTCCTTATTATTTCTaggttttttttagtttatgtattttcgttttttctatttatgtattttttttgtattgtttttttattaatataaaaaatatagttaTCAATTTGAATCTTATAGTTTAGAACCAAGATATATTATTAGGAACACAAAATATGGTTTAGAACACAACATATATTATTTGGAACTtcggtcgatatatgtcgatattgtATTTGTTATCGACAATTATTGGCATTGAAGACTATAACTTCGTTtgatatatgtcgatattgtatttgatatcgacaaatatcgacatatatcgacatTGAAGACTATAACCTCGATTGATATATGTCGATATCAAATACAATATCGACATATAACTTCtatcgatatatgtcgatatcaaatacaatatcgacatatatcgaccaaTATCGATACAATGCAATATCATCATATCTGTCGATATTGATCAGAAATCGacagatatcgacactgtcggAGAAAAATTTGAAACTGATGTTCCAACCAAAATGCATTTTCAGATAATAATGTCACTGTTTTTGGGGTTCGCACGaccaggaaaaacatgaaaaaggaagagaaacaatatacattgggttGTAGAGAAACAAAATGCTAGATCTTAACGATGAATGGACTAAACTTTAAATATTTTCAATGGAACTAAAAACcaatgaaaaacttacatgattgtataaaatcttattgtatgaatcgtgggttggattgattgttatagtattcgtagtcgttctgtagattattttgttctttagagagagagagtgcgAGAAAGAGAAATAGTGGGAAAGACACAAAGTTATGTTTAGGAGGAAGACGAGGGCAAATTTGGAAGTTCTCTGTTGAAATATGTTAGTTTTGGTCATTTAtttaaaggcctaatacacaaataaccccttgaacttgtccaaatgttgcaactgccccctccaactttcaattgtaacaacttacccctcaaacttgtccaattgtaacaacttaccccttaaacttgtgcAATTGCAAAACACAACCctaaattgctgacatggactgcaattgaagaaacacgtgaaatacaaaatctgcaacgctcgtggagtatgataatcagatctttggcgtgatacgaatccgtgaaaacttttttacggttgcttcaattacgggataaaaaaatttccaatttggggttatgttttacaattggacaagtttaaggggtaagttgttacaattgaaagttgagggggacagttgcaatatttggacaagtttagggggttatttgtgtattacgCCTTATTTAAAAGGAGCTACAAATGTAAACTAACCCCTTAAAATGTGCTAGTTTAGTAATTCTCTCATACAAAGCTCCAAAAAAGttaatttaaaagtttgcatTTCATTATATCAATTAACCTCTTCATAAACAAGGACTGAAGAAATTTTAGGTGGTATCTAAAATAAGTATCAACTATCTAAATGGCTTCAATCTCTCTCCCTCTAAAGGAAATAAGAACGTGTTAAGGAATACTTGAGTGGAGGCAGAATCAGAGACATCAAGATGATAAAAAAAGAACATGAATTCCATACCTTCGTCTGAGATCTTCAATTACTTTCAATCTCTATCAACATCTCTAGCAGTTAGTATTACGCTACAACTACATAATTTTTTCTACTTGTTGAGAGTTTTtggtgtttttcttctttttgagaGTTTTAGACTTCTTGTATTGATCTCCTTACCGGAATCCTGAAATTTCACTTTGTCTACTCTATCTTCGGCGACCTGAGTGTATCTTCGGCAGTTTCATCTTACTCCAGCGAATGGACGATTTCTAAGCGGTTTGCTTGGAAGAGTTTTGTTCTTCAATTAATTCACTTATATGGAATTAATCTTAACGAATTAATTCACGTTAATTAAGTATTGGTTGCGTTTTTAGTGGAGTGACaatttttcttcaattaattCAAGAATTAATTCACTTATAAGAAATTAATCTTACCGAATTAATTCACGTTAATTAAGTCTTGGTTGCGTCTTTAGTAGAGTCTTGACTTGAAATATATTTCTTCATGGTTTCATTCCGTTTCTAGTTGACCAATTAAGTCCTGGCCGGTTCAACTTCTTGTGACTGAGGCTGTTGAATTATTTCGGTCGTTTTTTCCTTGCCTTTAATTCCGGAAGTAAAGTTAGTCGGCATACTCTAGTTTTATCTCATTTATTATTCCCCGATGGCAACTTGTTATTCTGTGGAGCGCAAGTTTATGAAGCTTGGGTTTTAAAGGAGCTCTTGGGGAAGTATGAGGCAGACTCGCGTCAAGCtattaattttcaaaaatcGAGCATCTTTTTTAGCCAAAATTTTTAAGAAAGGGAGCATCAGTCTATTTGAGATATTCTTGGTATTCACAATATTTTAGATGTTAGTCGGTATTTGGGTCTTCCTATTATGGTAGGGTGGAATAAGAAAGCTATTTTTAGGTGTCTTAGAAACTAACTGTGGTATAAGTTTTTTGGATGGCACAGTAAGCTCCTATCGCAAGTTGGGAATGAGATTTTTTGAAGTTAGTTACTCAAGCTATTCCCACTTTTTGTATGTGCACTTTTATATTACCGGTATCATTTTGCGATGAGCTCTAAAAGatgatgaattttttttgttaagaaTAATACATAAAATTTTCATCTGAACAAAAATCCATTAACATAATTGATTAAGAACTATGTCATCTGTAACACACTACAACGACAGAAATCAATATGCAAACTGCCATCACTGTTACTAAGACGCCAATTTTCCATAGTTTTTTGACATTTTTGTTTTAGTAGGCCATCATTCAAGGGTCATATAGGTgacagaaataataaatataacatCATCGGAATACACGTAAGATAACAGTGTACCAATAGGCTGATGTCATGTGAGGTTGATTCAAATGACAGAACGCAACCGTTATCTGAAGTGACATTAGATGGCATCGAGTCCCATGACAGTTTTATATTCTTCGGGATGACAATTTTGAACCATCATTTAAAGAGGTTCTCTGCGTAGTGGCAATTTTGCATGATTGAATGTATTATCTATTATGCAATATTACATGATGTATTATCTATTTatgttaaatataaaataaaataaatatatttttttaagaaaataaaataaatatttaatggttaaaaaaatatttagtttatacaattaaaaagatttaaattttattaattaaaactaaaataaatatgaGTGCAGATctaattaactataaaatttatctatttattgtttttaaacataattttataatttgtgtaTCGTACGACTAGTTTATTTAACGTTTAAACAAATGAATTGTGTTTGGAATTAtcctaaataaatatatatggagATTCTTTATTTGGGAAAATAGAAataagggataaggtgtaaaaatagcTCTAACATTTATAgttatgagtaattttatttctaatgtctaaaatgatgtaattttactcttaacgttgaCATCGAAGAGTAATTTTACTACTAACATTGGCATCGAAGAGCAATTTTTACcactaacgttgacaagttgggtcaatttcagatattttgttccttattttacaccaattgtatatcagttcgttttaaaaatttcatattttctgtaatttaataatagaattgtaggttaatatttattaattcgatgagatattttgaatttttttttgtcttactCTTAAAATAggcagtatatttttttttaatttttttttatgtttaatcatatgtttatgatctgtcaCTAATTAGTGCTAAAATGACttatatgtgaagtgtagatgacaaaatttataaagacagtttgatgaattatttctaaaattgatccaacttgataacgtcaagggtaaaattgttcttgacggccaacgttagaggtaaaattatactattttaaacgttaaggataaaattactcctaaacGGGAGGGATATTTTTGCAACTTATCCCTAAAAATAAAGAGGAGTTAGTGGATTAGAGGAGAATTACTAAATAACCAAAACCCTAAACATAATCTTGTTCCCTTTGTCTGATTGCTTGGGCCATAGATCGTTCAgcttatatttttatggtttaagCTCCTCCATCTCTGACTTTCTACGCTCATGGCAATGGCTGCGACTTTTGCACATTTTACCACTCTCTTTTCCGCCAGAACTTCATCGTTGTTTCTCCATAGTAGAAGAAGAAATGCCTTTAATCACTTCACTTTCTGCCTCcctttttcttcctcttcctcttcctctttagCTGCTACTCATAAAATGAAGTGGAGACAACCTGTGGTTTCTGAGCTCCAACTTTCTGGAGTCAAAATTGCTAAAGATGGTATTAATTTTACCCATTCTCTTACTTTCTCTATTCCTTTCACTACttggatttattttttattatgtaaTCACGAATTCTGCAGCTAGTTGTTTACTAGTATAATATTGCAATTCCAATGTCGTTATTTGAGTGGCTGCTGCTCTCTAGCTTTATCATTTTGTGTTTTCTCTGTATTTCCCTTTGTTTGTAAATGTGTTACAGTAATAATCATATGGTGGAATTCCATTTTTATCACCtatatcaatttttattttcaagaaTCAATTTGTGTAAATGggttatggtttttttttaccaaaatgtTATGGTTTTGATGCACTGACCATTTTATCTCTTCTACTTTTTGGTGTTTGTAGCAAGTATTCTTCTTAATTGAGTTATTGCCTATGGCGTGACATATCCATGTTTTTAGGTGATTCAAAGATATATGATAAGAATACCTATTTGATGGTATCAAGTTATTCTCATGATAAAATTATGTTTTTGATGCTGGTGTTTGTAGATGTTGTTAGGGATGATCCTACAAACAATGTGACCGATGCAATCTTTTCGAAACTTGGAATGCAACTTCATTTGCGGAATCAGCACCCCCTTGGAATTCTGAAGAATGCAGTATATGAGTATTTTGATACCACTTACTCGGGCAAGTATGAGAAGTTTGATGATCTCAGCCCACTTGTTTCTCTGAAACAGGTAAACTGGACAATTAGCATTGTGCTGTCTTTCTACGTGCTTATTTAATGATTTATGTTCTTGTAGTACTGCAGTGATTTAAATTATGAGAACACATGTACTTGCAGAATTTTGACGATGTCTTGATTCCTGCTGACCATGTTAGTAGGAGCTATAATGATACATACTATGTTGACTCTCAAACTGTCTTAAGGTGCCATACAAGTGCGCATCAGGCAGAATTCTTGAGGGCAGGTCACACTCATTTTCTAGTAACTGGAGATGTCTACCGCAGAGATTCTATTGATTCAACTCATTATCCTGTTTTCCATCAGGTTGGTTGTATATGATTGTTCATATTTTGGTATTATTATGAACTATTTTTTGAAATCTGGTCCTTTTCCTttaacaaatttatttttttaccatCCAGATGGAGGGCTTTCGAGTTATATTTCCAGATGAATGGGAGGCGTCAGGTTTGGATGCCACATCATATGCTGCTCAGGATTTAAAGACATGTCTTGAGGGTTTAGCAAGGCACTTATTTGGTAATCATTAATATTTTTTGAGCAAATTCAAGTGCATAGATAATGCTACCAATTACTATGATGGTAATGGGATTCAGGAATTATTTTTCCTTATTATATACGATGGGATTGTGTCTGTCAAGGAAAATGCTTCACTGCAGGCTGTCCTGTCATTTCTCCAGTCTTGTATCAGTTAGTAATGGGGTCATAGGTTGGCATTGCATAGATGCAGGGTAAGGATGCTTAATTCATAAATTAACCTTGGATTTCAATTTTCTGGTGCAGCCAGCCACCTATTTCTATAAATTTCcgttgttgttttttttgctCAAGACTACGATGCGTTCTGGCATTGGAAAGATGAATTATTTTAACCTTGAGCAATTTTGTAAAAATGTCAGGTGATGTGCAGATGCGCTGGCTTGATACACATTATCCTTTCACCAACCCTTCATTTGAACTAGAGATATATTATAAGGTATTTTGTGTGTCTTGATGATTCCATATAAAGGAATGACATGCAGTTGCTCTtttgtattaat comes from the Euphorbia lathyris chromosome 5, ddEupLath1.1, whole genome shotgun sequence genome and includes:
- the LOC136231259 gene encoding phenylalanine--tRNA ligase, chloroplastic/mitochondrial, which produces MAMAATFAHFTTLFSARTSSLFLHSRRRNAFNHFTFCLPFSSSSSSSLAATHKMKWRQPVVSELQLSGVKIAKDDVVRDDPTNNVTDAIFSKLGMQLHLRNQHPLGILKNAVYEYFDTTYSGKYEKFDDLSPLVSLKQNFDDVLIPADHVSRSYNDTYYVDSQTVLRCHTSAHQAEFLRAGHTHFLVTGDVYRRDSIDSTHYPVFHQMEGFRVIFPDEWEASGLDATSYAAQDLKTCLEGLARHLFGDVQMRWLDTHYPFTNPSFELEIYYKDDWLEVLGSGVTAQEMLKKNGRPNNVAWAFGLGLERLSMVLFDIPDIRLFWSSDERFTSQFSSGQLGVKFKPFSKYPPCYKDMSFWINESFTENNLCEIIRGIAGDLVEEVKLIDNFTNKEGKASHCYRITYRSMERSLTDEEINKLQLNVREQVESKLKVVLR